A stretch of the Argentina anserina chromosome 6, drPotAnse1.1, whole genome shotgun sequence genome encodes the following:
- the LOC126798090 gene encoding lipid phosphate phosphatase delta isoform X2: MSSQNYQHRFLDAFFSALSCVVSVPFYTAFLPLLFWSGHGKLARQMTLLMAFCDYLGNCIKDVISAPRPSCPPVRRITATRDEEDNALEYGLPSSHTLNTVCLSGYLLHYILSYAQNEDSYVTFAGIALVCLLVGLIGLGRIYLGMHSPVDIIGGLTVGLLILSFWHSVHEYVDRFVVAGENVTTFWATLSFILLFAYPTPEFPTPSFEYHTAFNGVALGIVSGVQQTYNQFHHEAVPRIFTSQLTAPCFIGRMLVGIPTILLVKFCSKALAKWILPVVANILGIPIKSTTYIPTLYGSSNGKKSDGLKQSGYLQKLYFFSGQDSFDVDTGIRFIQYAGLAWSVVDLVPSLFSQLSL, translated from the exons ATGTCATCACAG AATTACCAGCATAGGTTCTTGGATGCTTTCTTCTCTGCCCTGTCCTGTGTTGTCTCTGTGCCCTTCTACACTGCTTTTCTTCCTTTGCTTTTCTGG AGTGGTCATGGCAAATTGGCTAGGCAAATGACTCTGTTGATGGCTTTCTGTGATTACTTGGGGAACTGTATAAAG GACGTGATATCAGCTCCCAGACCGAGTTGCCCTCCTGTTCGGAGAATAACAGCTACAAGAGATGAGGAGGATAATGCACTGGAATATGGATTGCCATCTTCTCACACTCTAAACACAGTTTGCTTGTCTGG ATACCTTTTGCATTACATCCTATcgtatgctcagaatgaggATAGCTATGTGACATTTGCTGGAATTGCTCTTGTTTGCTTGCTTGTGGGTCTCATTGGTTTGG GAAGAATTTATCTCGGCATGCACAGTCCTGTAGATATCATTGGGGGACTCACTGTTGGATTGCTGATCCTTTCGTTCTGGCATAGCGTTCACGAATATGTGGACAGGTTTGTGGTCGCAGGAGAAAATG TTACAACCTTTTGGGCCACCCTAAGCTTCATTTTGCTCTTCGCTTATCCAACTCCCGAGTTTCCAACTCCAAGTTTTGAGTATCACACAGCATTCAATGGTGTCGCATTAGGCATT GTATCTGGGGTCCAGCAAACATACAACCAGTTTCACCATGAAGCAGTTCCACGGATATTTACATCACAATTAACAGCCCCTTGCTTTATAGGAAGAATGCTGGTTGGGATACCAACAATACTTCTTGTGAAGTTCTGCAGTAAAGCTCTTGCTAAATGGATTCTTCCTGTGGTAGCCAACATCTTGGGCATCCCAATAAAATCAACCACATACATTCCTACGCTATATGGATCAAGTAATGGGAAAAAATCAGATGGTCTGAAGCAGTCTGGTTATCTCCAGAAGCTGTACTTTTTCTCCGGCCAAGACTCATTTGATGTTGATACTGGTATTAGATTCATTCAATATGCTGGCCTTGCATGGTCAGTGGTAGATCTTGTtccttctcttttctctcagCTAAGCTTGTAA
- the LOC126797821 gene encoding serine/threonine-protein phosphatase PP2A catalytic subunit: MGVNCDSGNDLNEQIEQLMQCKPLSEQQVRALCEKAKEILMEESNVQPVKSPVTICGDIHGQFHDLAELFRIGGKCPDTNYLFMGDYVDRGYYSVETVTLLVALKVRYHQRITILRGNHESRQITQVYGFYDECLRKYGNASVWKTFTDLFDYFPLTALVESEIFCLHGGLSPSIDNLDNIRNFDRVQEVPHEGPMCDLLWSDPDDRCGWGISPRGAGYTFGQDISEQFNHTNSLKLIARAHQLVMDGFNWAHEQKVVTIFSAPNYCYRCGNMASVLEVDDCRGHTFIQFEPAPRRGEPDVTRRTPDYFL, from the exons ATGGGCGTCAATTGCGACTCCGGCAATGATCTCAACGAGCAGATCGAGCAGCTCATGCAGTGCAAGCCACTCTCCGAGCAGCAG GTGAGAGCGCTATGCGAGAAGGCAAAGGAGATTTTGATGGAAGAAAGCAATGTCCAG CCGGTGAAGAGCCCAGTGACTATTTGTGGCGACATCCACGGGCAGTTTCATGACCTTGCAGAGCTTTTTCGGATTGGAGGGAAG TGTCCCGATACCAATTACTTGTTTATGGGAGATTATGTGGACCGTGGATATTACTCGGTTGAAACTGTGACG CTCCTAGTGGCCCTGAAAGTGCGTTATCATCAGCGTATCACAATTCTTAGAGGAAACCATGAAAGTCGTCAG ATTACTCAGGTTTATGGGTTTTACGATGAATGTCTTCGCAA GTATGGGAATGCTAGTGTATGGAAGACCTTCACTGACCTTTTTGACTACTTTCCACTGACAGCATTG GTTGAGTCAGAGATATTTTGTCTGCATGGTGGATTGTCCCCTTCAATTGATAACCTTGACAACATAAGGAACTTTGATCGTGTTCAAGAGGTTCCGCATGAAGGGCCCATGTGTGATCTATTATGGTCTGACCCAGATGACCGATGTGGTTGGGGTATTTCACCTCGTGGTGCAGGATATACTTTTGGCCAG GATATATCTGAACAATTCAATCATACAAATAGTCTAAAGTTGATTGCAAGAGCTCATCAGTTGGTTATGGATGGATTCAACTGGGCccat GAACAAAAGGTGGTCACCATATTCAGTGCACCTAATTATTGCTATCGCTGTGGGAACATGGCATCTGTTCTAGAAGTCGATGACTGCAGGGGCCATACATTTATccag TTTGAACCTGCTCCTAGAAGAGGAGAACCAGATGTTACTCGTAGAACACCTGATTACTTTTTATGA
- the LOC126799824 gene encoding fatty acyl-CoA reductase 2, chloroplastic: MEASLLNSFSSTINPPNKLARFPVKWDWCLLRRKKSSLILGQGASSGGNAKKTSGFSSAATLMDAGSLVLSPNDQKVQKENNIGVKDLVPFVEMPANGIGIVKFLKGKGFFITGATGFLAKVLIEKILRTTPDVGKIYLLIKATNKEAAMERLKSEIINTELFKGLRQTYGKSYQAFMLSKLVPVVGNVCESNLGIEDDIAALITKDVDVVINSAANTTFHERYDIALDINTKGPCNLMAFAKKCKKLKLFLQVSTAYVNGQRQGRIMERPFHKGESITGENSTSETSPGFESLDVGNEIKLAMNSTGAYEENEVAQKMKDLGLERARKYGWQDTYVFTKAMGEMLIDEIRGDVPVVIIRPSVIESTCKEPFPGWMEGNRMMDPIVLYYGKGQLTGFLVDPNGVLDVVPADMVVNATLAAIAMHGMAQKPDINIYQITSSVVNPLDFQDLSELLFEHYNSSPCMDSKGRPINVPSMKLFSSMEEFSDHIWRDATQRIGLTALASSNGKLSQKLETMCRKSVEQAKYLASIYEPYTFYGGRFDNSNTERLMNSMSEEEQKNFGFDVGSLDWKDYITNVHIPGLKRHVLKGRWV, from the exons ATGGAAGCTTCATTGCTGAACTCTTTCTCTTCAACAATTAATCCACCAAATAAACTTGCAAGATTTCCAGTAAAGTGGGATTGGTGCTTGTTGAGGAGGAAAAAGAGTAGTTTGATTTTAGGCCAAGgagcttcatcaggtggaaATGCCAAAAAGACTAGTGGATTTTCTTCTGCTGCAACTCTAATGGATGCAGGAAGCCTTGTTCTGTCTCCAAATGATCAGAAGGTGCAGAAGGAGAACAACATCGGAGTCAAGGATTTGGTGCCTTTTGTGGAGATGCCTGCAAATGgtattggaattgtaaagttTCTTAAAGGAAAAGGGTTCTTCATTACTGGCGCAACTGGGTTTCTAGCAAAAG TTCTTATCGAGAAGATCTTACGGACTACGCCTGATGTGGGGAAGATATATCTCTTGATCAAGGCCACAAACAAGGAGGCAGCAATGGAAAGATTAAAAAGTGAA ATCATAAACACAGAGCTCTTCAAGGGTCTCAGACAAACATATGGAAAATCTTATCAAGCCTTCATGCTGAGCAAGCTAGTTCCTGTGGTAGGAAATGTGTGTGAATCCAATCTAGGGATAGAAGACGACATAGCTGCCTTGATAACTAAAGATGTTGATGTTGTTATAAATTCTGCAGCTAACACAACATTCCATGAAAG ATATGATATAGCTTTAGATATAAACACAAAAGGACCTTGCAACCTTATGGCCTTTGCCAAGAAGTGCAAGAAACTTAAGCTCTTTCTGCAAGTATCTACAG CATATGTTAATGGACAAAGACAAGGGAGGATTATGGAAAGGCCATTTCATAAAGGAGAAAGCATAACAGGAGAGAATTCCACCTCTGAAACCTCACCAGGTTTTGAATCGCTGGATGTTGGAAACGAAATAAAGTTGGCCATGAACTCCACTGGAGCTTATGAAGAAAATGAGGTAGCTCAAAAGATGAAAGATCTAGGTTTAGAAAG GGCCAGAAAATATGGATGGCAAGATACATATGTGTTCACCAAGGCCATGGGAGAAATGCTCATAGATGAAATCAGAGGTGATGTACCAGTAGTCATAATCCGACCTAGTGTTATCGAAAGCACTTGCAAAGAGCCATTTCCTGGATGGATGGAAGGAAATAG GATGATGGATCCAATTGTTTTATACTATGGAAAAGGGCAGCTCACAGGTTTTCTAGTTGACCCTAATGGGGTTCTTGATGTG GTTCCAGCTGACATGGTCGTTAATGCAACCCTGGCCGCCATTGCAATGCATGGAATGGCTCAGAAGCCAGACATCAATATCTACCAGATTACTTCATCTGTTGTGAACCCATTAGACTTCCAAGATTTGTCGGAACTGCTGTTTGAACATTATAACTCCTCACCCTGCATGGACTCGAAAGGCAGGCCAATCAACGTTCCATCGATGAAGCTCTTCAGCTCCATGGAAGAATTCTCTGATCACATTTGGAGAGATGCCACTCAAAGAATTGGATTAACAGCTTTGGCTTCCTCAAATGGGAAGCTGTCTCAGAAACTTGAGACAATGTGCAGAAAGTCAGTGGAGCAAGCAAAGTACTTGGCTAGTATTTATGAACCTTATACTTTCTATGGTGGAAG GTTTGATAACAGCAACACTGAGAGACTAATGAATAGCATGTCTGAAGAAGAACAGAAAAATTTTGGATTTGATGTGGGAAGCTTAGATTGGAAAGACTACATAACAAATGTTCATATTCCTGGTCTTAAGAGGCATGTCTTGAAGGGCAGATGGGTGTGA
- the LOC126799690 gene encoding uncharacterized protein LOC126799690 → MLQLPNHSPSFLCRSKAKPKPDTAKAQIDQTYVLDMGRLAPLSEEPNINEEEDATNRSSKGIMRSQTWRKWIKTHLTSLAIFNKRSNFKVLLSVLGCPLFPVSALPKPPLNEVGSTAQYIVQHFTAATGCRKIEGKVKNIFATGKVNMAMVADPGPGSTTSGATTISEKGCFVMWQMIPNKWLIELVLGGHKIAAGSDGNVAWRHTPWLGAHAANGGVRPLRRALQGLDPMAISAVFAPAQYMGEKEISGVDCFVLKLSANQADLSERSDSTAEMIKHVIFGYFSQRNGLLVYLEDSYLTRIQSPGAYPTYWETTMSTKIEDYRTVEEVVIAHAGQTTVVITQFGDNLKTGSAITRLEETWSIDDLAFNVEGLSMDCFIPPKEVQKDRPKKTLDWRSPLH, encoded by the exons ATGCTGCAACTACCAAACCACTCTCCCTCCTTCCTCTGTAGAAGCAAAGCCAAACCAAAACCAGACACAGCCAAAGCACAGATTGATCAAACCTACGTTCTTGACATGGGTCGACTTGCACCATTGTCAGAAGAACCCAATATtaacgaagaagaagatgccACAAATCGCTCTAGCAAAGGCATAATGAGAAGCCAGACATGGAGGAAATGGATCAAGACCCACCTCACCTCCCTTGCCATCTTCAACAAAAGGTCCAACTTCAAAGTGCTCCTGAGCGTTCTGGGGTGCCCTCTCTTCCCCGTTTCTGCCCTCCCGAAACCGCCCCTCAACGAG GTGGGATCTACTGCGCAATACATAGTACAACACTTCACAGCAGCCACAGGCTGCCGTAAGATAGAAGGTAAAGTCAAGAACATTTTCGCAACCGGAAAAGTGAACATGGCGATGGTAGCTGATCCTGGTCCTGGCAGCACCACCAGCGGAGCCACCACTATATCGGAAAAAGGGTGTTTTGTAATGTGGCAGATGATACCAAATAAGTGGCTGATTGAGCTAGTTTTGGGTGGTCACAAAATAGCAGCGGGCAGTGATGGCAATGTGGCATGGCGGCACACGCCGTGGCTCGGAGCGCACGCTGCCAATGGCGGTGTTCGCCCTCTCCGGCGAGCACTCCAG GGACTAGACCCCATGGCGATATCAGCTGTATTTGCCCCAGCACAGTACATGGGCGAAAAGGAAATCTCGGGCGTCGATTGCTTTGTCTTGAAATTGTCAGCTAATCAGGCAGATCTATCTGAGCGAAGCGATAGCACTGCAGAGATGATCAAACATGTGATATTTGGTTACTTCAGCCAAAGAAATGGACTGCTAGTGTATTTAGAAGATTCATACTTAACTAGGATCCAGTCACCTGGTGCCTATCCTACATACTGGGAGACAACAATGTCAACGAAAATCGAAGATTATCGGACTGTGGAAGAGGTGGTGATCGCGCACGCCGGTCAGACGACTGTGGTCATCACACAGTTCGGGGACAATTTGAAGACGGGCTCTGCAATCACAAGGTTAGAAGAAACATGGAGCATCGATGATCTTGCTTTCAATGTTGAGGGACTCTCAATGGATTGCTTTATTCCTCCTAAAGAAGTGCAGAAAGATCGACCGAAGAAAACTCTCGATTGGAGATCACCATTGCATTGA
- the LOC126799399 gene encoding histone-lysine N-methyltransferase ATXR4, producing the protein MARAAVVRYSRWASRFSSTAATFSTAPENANPGRPGPPPIRVALTESSGRGVFATRKIETGELLHTAKPILTHPSLSTLHSVCYFCLRKLKGTDASQRQRVSYCSQECQRQAQGFHDIEMTADWSAYEDYCRSNGLKYPLLVKRLACMVMSGAAPANLLDILQPASLTPGMISEMQEGFGLLRNAFIDSNITGEQISFLTKQWYIGILARIRINAFRIDLAGGYDDLLSSLAASIEAEATCGHAVYMLPSFYNHDCDPNAHIIWIENADARLKALRDVDEGEELRICYIDTSMDHDARQSFLSRGFGFHCNCSRCLSGD; encoded by the exons atggcGCGCGCCGCCGTAGTCCGTTATAGTCGTTGGGCTTCGCGCTTTTCTTCCACTGCCGCCACCTTCTCCACCGCACCGGAAAATGCGAACCCAGGTCGACCCGGCCCGCCTCCGATCCGAGTCGCGCTCACCGAGTCATCCGGGCGTGGCGTCTTTGCGACCCGGAAAATCGAGACCGGTGAGCTCTTACACACCGCCAAGCCCATTCTGACTCACCCTTCTCTCTCCACCCTCCACAGCGTCTGCTACTTCTGCCTCCGAAAGCTCAAAGGCACCGACGCCTCGCAGCGCCAGCGTGTTTCCTATTGCAGTCAGGAGTGTCAGCGACAAGCTCAG GGGTTTCATGATATTGAGATGACAGCAGATTGGTCAGCTTATGAGGACTATTGCCG GTCCAATGGTTTGAAATATCCACTACTTGTAAAGCGGTTGGCTTGTATGGTCATGTCAGGAGCTGCACCTGCCAACCTTCTTGACATACTCCAACCTGCTAGTTTGACCCCAGGGATGATTTCTGAG ATGCAAGAGGGGTTCGGCTTGCTAAGGAATGCCTTTATAGACTCAAATATCACGGGTGAACAGATATCCT TTTTGACTAAACAATGGTACATTGGCATACTTGCACGGATTCGAATAAATGCTTTTCGTATTGACTTGGCTGGTGGATACGATGATCTCCTGTCATCATTAGCAGCCTCTATAGAAGCTGAAGCTACCTGTGGACATGCTGTTTATATGCTTCCATCATTTTATAATCATGATTGTG ATCCAAATGCCCACATTATATGGATAGAGAATGCAGATGCGAGATTGAAAGCTCTTCGGGATGTTGATGAAG GAGAAGAGCTCCGGATCTGCTATATCGATACAAGTATGGATCATGATGCTCGGCAGAGTTTCCTGTCACGAGGCTTTGGTTTTCATTGCAATTGTTCCCGTTGTCTGTCTGGTGACTAA
- the LOC126798090 gene encoding lipid phosphate phosphatase delta isoform X1: protein MEGAALWQGATLCGILTWILMASYLNLTPKLRSLLQPCVSHHVITGTPLILQIQNYQHRFLDAFFSALSCVVSVPFYTAFLPLLFWSGHGKLARQMTLLMAFCDYLGNCIKDVISAPRPSCPPVRRITATRDEEDNALEYGLPSSHTLNTVCLSGYLLHYILSYAQNEDSYVTFAGIALVCLLVGLIGLGRIYLGMHSPVDIIGGLTVGLLILSFWHSVHEYVDRFVVAGENVTTFWATLSFILLFAYPTPEFPTPSFEYHTAFNGVALGIVSGVQQTYNQFHHEAVPRIFTSQLTAPCFIGRMLVGIPTILLVKFCSKALAKWILPVVANILGIPIKSTTYIPTLYGSSNGKKSDGLKQSGYLQKLYFFSGQDSFDVDTGIRFIQYAGLAWSVVDLVPSLFSQLSL, encoded by the exons ATGGAGGGCGCGGCACTTTGGCAAGGTGCAACCCTCTGTGGGATTCTTACATGGATTCTAATGGCTTCTTATCTCAATCTCACCCCAAAGCTTCGATCTTTGCTGCAACCTTGTGTGTCCCACCATGTCATCACAGGCACGCCCCTCATCCTCCAGATCCAG AATTACCAGCATAGGTTCTTGGATGCTTTCTTCTCTGCCCTGTCCTGTGTTGTCTCTGTGCCCTTCTACACTGCTTTTCTTCCTTTGCTTTTCTGG AGTGGTCATGGCAAATTGGCTAGGCAAATGACTCTGTTGATGGCTTTCTGTGATTACTTGGGGAACTGTATAAAG GACGTGATATCAGCTCCCAGACCGAGTTGCCCTCCTGTTCGGAGAATAACAGCTACAAGAGATGAGGAGGATAATGCACTGGAATATGGATTGCCATCTTCTCACACTCTAAACACAGTTTGCTTGTCTGG ATACCTTTTGCATTACATCCTATcgtatgctcagaatgaggATAGCTATGTGACATTTGCTGGAATTGCTCTTGTTTGCTTGCTTGTGGGTCTCATTGGTTTGG GAAGAATTTATCTCGGCATGCACAGTCCTGTAGATATCATTGGGGGACTCACTGTTGGATTGCTGATCCTTTCGTTCTGGCATAGCGTTCACGAATATGTGGACAGGTTTGTGGTCGCAGGAGAAAATG TTACAACCTTTTGGGCCACCCTAAGCTTCATTTTGCTCTTCGCTTATCCAACTCCCGAGTTTCCAACTCCAAGTTTTGAGTATCACACAGCATTCAATGGTGTCGCATTAGGCATT GTATCTGGGGTCCAGCAAACATACAACCAGTTTCACCATGAAGCAGTTCCACGGATATTTACATCACAATTAACAGCCCCTTGCTTTATAGGAAGAATGCTGGTTGGGATACCAACAATACTTCTTGTGAAGTTCTGCAGTAAAGCTCTTGCTAAATGGATTCTTCCTGTGGTAGCCAACATCTTGGGCATCCCAATAAAATCAACCACATACATTCCTACGCTATATGGATCAAGTAATGGGAAAAAATCAGATGGTCTGAAGCAGTCTGGTTATCTCCAGAAGCTGTACTTTTTCTCCGGCCAAGACTCATTTGATGTTGATACTGGTATTAGATTCATTCAATATGCTGGCCTTGCATGGTCAGTGGTAGATCTTGTtccttctcttttctctcagCTAAGCTTGTAA